One Cytophagales bacterium DNA window includes the following coding sequences:
- a CDS encoding T9SS type A sorting domain-containing protein — protein MGIFILGECKKFSYPLFFNQLLLGCFLATASFSVSAQSQFTANGVVVNIDFEDFRGTGLTSGVSTANSLDSDDWAIDFDDDGGLDGAFGADNTGGNFAGGTATDQGDATGGTVYSYQNGSGNYMLGISMVRNNGADEPHAAILRIQNNSGGTLTDIAVSADIFYLRQNNGFTTLSFSYSTDNSTFTGEETAFTSNTNNNAWDATANGTFNTTISGISVFDGEYIYLKWIWEARNNANNPGAVGIDDISLTPTIVTSSDDSSLTLDSDGSATIASTVTSSAGQSVLGFTIADDALGAGDAFDFTFSGLTLNAGGSDGVDDWSDVIAGVLLSDGSNTANASSITATSIVFSGLGTSSGQIGFIGDGASKSYTVSVWLNTSITESIDNDFLQFTLTANDFDYSGVTSELTSTASITTSASNNQIIVAGSQWSFQETPTSVGTEVNFSLSIATTDANGNVDVDNSSASFTLAEAAGATGTLSSATGLTQTVSSGVYTYSDLVYSVSETFSIDLSSASFSAINSGNIIAALSFRSAGSNTWATASNWEFFSSGVWTNAGGLGLVPDETDGPIAILSGHTVTVSAPRTADQITVENGGQLVLSAALTIADASGEFDLIVENGGILTVNTAPTFSTGATASIEGGGEITSGDGNLEDDLAGSGSTNYFYSSDAFFDYTGNNNSFGGDTYFPNASTTDYPIVFLNGGFSNKSATFNGLVGNDTGGNITFSNGTIDFRNGFAGGSQFTINANINLSISGTDVFLQGTGEVDFSGETVTFSSGQTMQLQANKPTTNGGFTFPSESILDLQSFEFNDAADNNFTLTMNNGSTLISSATAGFPGNVTTDTQNYGSGVNYTFDGTAAQTANFGSLGAGVTSAGTLTVNNSSGLTLNSALSLSGDLTLTSGSLTTSGTSLTLASSSSISGASASQYVIGPLSRSAYTGSQEFPIGTSTIYRPPTVNPGSSSSVAAEYIRSNPATDISGTLDTDGATTAGAITESGYWNLTFGSTNTAEITLTFDETDDIVTANSNLLIVKYDNSASEWVAYAASSFTSTSVTASVTIDDVNDVYFTLGSATSSLLPIELKSIDATWDAGEVILDWVTATEKNNDYFEVLRSPNALDWEVATMITGAGNSNQEIHYQWIDKKPLAKDNYYRLRQVDFDGEATIHRIVWVINEEVYAPQMVVYGNPVISSQLNFELMHIDRSSPAQVDLIDMTGKMIETRSITESGRTAIDVQGLKEGTYLLRTQVADQVFIERVLIGRL, from the coding sequence ATGGGAATATTCATTCTGGGCGAATGTAAAAAGTTTTCTTATCCGTTATTTTTCAACCAACTTTTGCTGGGGTGTTTCCTGGCTACGGCTTCATTTAGCGTTTCCGCACAGTCGCAATTCACGGCAAACGGAGTAGTGGTTAATATTGATTTCGAAGACTTTCGGGGTACGGGCCTCACTTCCGGAGTTTCAACTGCCAATTCATTGGATTCCGATGACTGGGCCATTGATTTTGACGATGATGGTGGACTGGATGGGGCATTCGGAGCAGATAATACGGGTGGAAACTTTGCAGGAGGAACGGCTACAGATCAGGGTGATGCCACCGGAGGTACCGTCTATTCCTACCAAAATGGGTCTGGCAATTATATGCTTGGAATCTCCATGGTGAGGAACAATGGAGCAGACGAACCTCATGCGGCAATCCTGAGGATTCAAAACAACAGTGGTGGAACGCTTACGGATATTGCTGTATCAGCGGATATCTTCTATCTGAGACAAAATAATGGATTCACCACGCTCAGCTTTAGCTATAGCACCGATAATAGTACGTTTACGGGCGAAGAAACTGCCTTTACTTCTAATACCAATAATAACGCCTGGGACGCTACGGCCAATGGCACATTCAACACGACAATCTCCGGGATCAGTGTATTCGATGGGGAATACATTTATTTGAAATGGATTTGGGAAGCACGAAACAATGCTAATAATCCGGGGGCCGTTGGAATTGATGACATCAGCCTTACCCCTACAATTGTTACTTCCTCGGATGACTCTTCTCTTACACTCGATTCAGATGGAAGTGCAACGATTGCTTCTACAGTTACCTCCAGCGCAGGACAGTCTGTTCTGGGCTTCACCATAGCTGATGACGCCCTGGGAGCAGGTGATGCCTTTGATTTTACTTTTTCGGGGTTAACCCTGAATGCAGGTGGCTCGGATGGCGTAGATGATTGGTCTGATGTGATCGCTGGTGTTCTGTTATCCGATGGTTCTAATACCGCCAATGCTTCTTCCATCACCGCAACCAGTATTGTCTTTTCTGGACTAGGGACCAGCTCAGGGCAAATCGGGTTCATTGGCGATGGTGCCTCCAAGTCATATACGGTGAGCGTTTGGTTGAATACGTCAATCACAGAATCCATCGACAATGACTTCCTGCAATTCACGCTCACAGCGAATGATTTTGACTACAGTGGCGTGACCAGTGAACTTACCTCTACTGCTTCAATCACGACCAGTGCTTCCAACAACCAAATTATTGTTGCGGGTAGTCAATGGAGTTTTCAGGAGACGCCAACGAGTGTGGGGACAGAAGTGAATTTTTCATTGTCCATTGCTACTACCGATGCCAATGGAAATGTGGACGTTGACAATAGTTCGGCAAGTTTCACCTTAGCAGAGGCCGCCGGAGCCACGGGAACTTTGTCTTCTGCCACTGGTCTTACTCAGACAGTTTCAAGTGGTGTTTATACTTATTCTGATTTGGTCTATAGTGTTTCGGAAACTTTTTCGATCGACTTGAGCAGTGCAAGTTTCTCAGCCATCAATTCTGGGAATATTATCGCTGCGCTTTCTTTTCGCTCCGCAGGTAGCAATACATGGGCTACTGCCTCCAACTGGGAGTTCTTTTCTTCGGGAGTATGGACCAATGCAGGAGGCTTGGGTTTAGTCCCTGACGAAACAGATGGCCCCATCGCGATATTATCCGGACATACGGTGACGGTGAGTGCTCCCCGGACAGCAGATCAAATTACCGTTGAGAATGGAGGCCAGTTGGTGCTAAGTGCTGCCTTGACCATTGCAGATGCCAGCGGGGAATTTGATCTGATTGTCGAAAATGGAGGGATTCTTACCGTCAATACTGCGCCTACTTTTAGTACTGGAGCTACAGCAAGTATCGAAGGAGGTGGAGAGATTACCTCAGGAGATGGCAATCTGGAAGATGATCTGGCTGGCTCAGGGTCAACGAATTACTTCTACAGTTCGGATGCATTTTTCGATTATACAGGTAACAATAACAGCTTCGGTGGCGATACTTATTTCCCCAATGCCAGCACGACGGATTACCCTATTGTTTTTCTAAACGGAGGGTTTTCGAATAAGAGCGCGACGTTCAATGGTCTGGTTGGCAATGATACAGGTGGCAACATTACATTCTCTAACGGAACGATCGATTTTCGAAATGGCTTTGCCGGAGGCAGTCAGTTCACCATCAACGCCAATATCAACTTGAGTATATCCGGAACGGATGTCTTTTTGCAAGGAACAGGGGAAGTAGATTTTTCCGGGGAAACGGTGACTTTCTCGAGTGGCCAGACCATGCAACTGCAGGCCAATAAGCCAACTACCAATGGCGGATTTACTTTTCCTTCAGAATCCATTCTCGATTTACAGAGCTTCGAATTCAATGATGCAGCTGACAATAATTTCACCCTGACCATGAATAATGGGTCCACATTGATTTCTTCTGCGACTGCAGGGTTTCCTGGCAATGTTACCACCGATACTCAGAACTATGGTTCCGGTGTGAACTATACGTTTGATGGAACGGCTGCGCAGACCGCAAATTTTGGTTCCTTAGGTGCTGGAGTTACGTCCGCGGGAACGCTGACTGTCAACAATTCATCCGGATTGACACTGAATAGCGCGCTAAGTTTGAGTGGGGATTTGACATTGACCAGTGGGTCACTGACAACCTCAGGTACTTCTTTAACATTAGCTAGCTCATCAAGTATTTCAGGAGCCTCTGCTTCACAATATGTGATCGGACCTTTAAGCCGATCTGCTTATACCGGAAGTCAGGAGTTTCCGATAGGTACAAGTACGATTTATCGCCCACCGACTGTAAATCCGGGTAGTAGCAGTTCTGTGGCGGCAGAATATATTCGGAGTAATCCTGCTACAGACATCAGTGGAACACTGGACACTGATGGGGCGACTACTGCTGGGGCCATCACGGAAAGTGGTTATTGGAACCTGACTTTTGGCAGTACAAATACCGCCGAAATCACCTTGACGTTTGATGAAACAGATGATATTGTCACTGCCAATTCTAATCTGTTGATCGTGAAATACGATAATTCTGCTTCGGAATGGGTGGCCTATGCGGCATCCAGTTTTACCTCTACTTCGGTCACTGCATCGGTCACGATCGATGATGTCAATGATGTTTATTTCACCTTAGGTTCGGCAACCTCAAGCCTTTTACCCATTGAGTTGAAATCCATTGACGCTACGTGGGATGCTGGTGAAGTGATCCTGGATTGGGTGACGGCTACAGAAAAAAATAACGACTATTTCGAGGTATTGAGGTCTCCAAATGCTTTGGATTGGGAAGTAGCGACTATGATCACAGGCGCTGGAAATTCCAATCAGGAGATTCATTATCAATGGATTGATAAAAAGCCTTTAGCGAAAGACAATTATTATCGCCTGCGTCAGGTGGATTTTGACGGTGAAGCAACAATTCATCGAATCGTGTGGGTCATCAATGAAGAGGTGTATGCTCCTCAAATGGTAGTTTATGGTAATCCCGTCATTAGCTCACAATTAAATTTTGAATTGATGCATATTGACCGATCCAGTCCCGCACAGGTGGACTTGATCGATATGACTGGTAAGATGATTGAAACTAGGTCCATCACCGAATCTGGACGCACGGCAATTGACGTTCAGGGATTAAAGGAAGGGACGTATTTGTTACGGACCCAGGTGGCGGATCAAGTCTTTATTGAACGGGTTTTGATTGGTCGATTGTGA